From Alienimonas californiensis, a single genomic window includes:
- a CDS encoding POT family MFS transporter: MDSDSPAPTDLTTGPDGSRGEATTAGPPRDPKTGYRLGPENTSKFPPGIAYIVGNECAERFSFYGMKAILAVFMTEHLMKWGSDEKAVVSEGTATEWVHTFVLAAYAFPIIGAIVSDWFLGKYKTILYLSVLYCFGHLALALDESRVGLFTGLALIAVGTGAIKPCVSAHVGDQFGSRNKHLLSKVFFWFYFSINLGSAVSTILTPILLTQYGPSVAFGVPGVLMAVATLLFWMGRKEFAHVPPGGKEFLKESFSGVGLKALLNLVPIYALVAVFWALFDQTASKWVFQAKSMDLEIAGTELLPSQLQAANPIMVMALIPLMAYGLYPVLHRLLGGDPHDLREPKEKPFLKRGLTPLRKIGIGFLLTAGAFAVSALIEENITGGRVVPYAMQADDGLTTAGTADSDLYRVENVLDGETAGRGWISGELERSADGDFEPEIFVVRLRERRAWELERVEIDATVDPTAYYETKEDDREEGDPPVEVLPAEAFAAREVELLTGESSKGPWSSAGTIVVPEGAATAGIDLPAGTSTEYLMLRVTQNNGGPAVGLGEVRALAAGSSPGADVGNVWPNVAATGYRPNLVWQLLAYLILTAGEVMVSITCLEFSYTQAPNRMKSLVMSVYLLSVASGNFIVVLVNLFINNPDGTSKLPGADYYWFFTGLMLAATLVYLVVAKLYSGRTYVQDERDLQEDHNRGGIDATIADA; this comes from the coding sequence ATGGATTCCGACTCCCCCGCCCCGACCGATCTGACGACCGGTCCCGACGGCTCCCGAGGCGAGGCGACGACGGCGGGCCCGCCCCGCGATCCGAAGACCGGCTACCGCCTCGGCCCGGAGAACACCTCGAAGTTCCCCCCGGGCATCGCGTACATCGTCGGCAACGAGTGCGCGGAGCGGTTCAGCTTCTACGGCATGAAGGCGATCCTCGCCGTCTTCATGACGGAGCACCTCATGAAGTGGGGCTCCGACGAAAAAGCCGTCGTCTCCGAGGGCACCGCCACCGAGTGGGTGCACACCTTCGTGCTGGCGGCGTACGCCTTCCCGATCATCGGGGCGATCGTCTCCGACTGGTTCCTCGGCAAGTACAAGACGATTCTGTATCTGTCGGTGCTGTACTGCTTCGGGCACCTCGCCCTGGCGCTGGACGAAAGCCGGGTCGGCCTGTTCACCGGGCTGGCGCTGATCGCCGTGGGCACCGGGGCGATCAAACCCTGCGTATCCGCCCACGTGGGCGATCAGTTCGGCAGCCGAAACAAACACCTGCTCAGCAAGGTGTTCTTCTGGTTCTACTTCAGCATCAACCTGGGGTCGGCGGTCTCGACGATCCTCACGCCGATCCTGCTGACGCAGTACGGCCCGTCCGTCGCCTTCGGGGTGCCCGGCGTGCTGATGGCGGTCGCCACGCTGCTGTTCTGGATGGGCCGCAAAGAGTTTGCCCACGTCCCGCCGGGCGGAAAGGAGTTCCTCAAGGAGTCGTTCAGCGGCGTCGGGTTGAAGGCGCTGTTGAACCTCGTGCCGATCTACGCGCTGGTCGCCGTGTTCTGGGCGCTGTTTGACCAGACGGCCTCCAAGTGGGTCTTCCAGGCGAAGAGCATGGACCTGGAAATCGCGGGCACGGAACTGCTGCCCTCGCAGCTTCAGGCCGCCAACCCAATCATGGTGATGGCCCTAATCCCGCTGATGGCCTACGGGCTGTATCCCGTCCTGCACCGCCTGCTGGGCGGCGATCCGCACGATCTGCGGGAGCCGAAGGAAAAGCCGTTCCTCAAACGCGGCCTGACGCCGCTGAGGAAGATCGGCATCGGCTTCCTGCTCACCGCGGGGGCGTTCGCCGTCTCCGCGTTGATTGAGGAGAACATCACCGGCGGCCGCGTCGTGCCGTACGCGATGCAGGCCGACGACGGCCTCACCACCGCCGGGACCGCAGACAGCGACCTGTACCGCGTCGAAAACGTGCTCGACGGCGAGACCGCCGGCCGGGGTTGGATCAGCGGGGAACTGGAGCGGAGCGCCGACGGCGACTTCGAACCGGAGATCTTCGTCGTCCGCCTGCGGGAACGGCGGGCGTGGGAACTGGAGCGAGTGGAGATCGACGCCACGGTCGACCCGACGGCCTACTACGAAACGAAGGAGGACGACCGCGAGGAGGGCGACCCGCCCGTGGAGGTCCTGCCCGCCGAGGCGTTCGCGGCCCGCGAAGTCGAGTTGCTGACCGGGGAAAGCTCCAAGGGACCCTGGTCCTCCGCCGGCACGATTGTCGTCCCGGAGGGCGCCGCGACCGCCGGGATCGACCTGCCGGCCGGTACGTCGACGGAATACCTGATGCTCCGGGTGACGCAGAACAACGGCGGCCCGGCCGTCGGGCTGGGCGAGGTGCGGGCGCTCGCCGCCGGCAGCAGTCCCGGCGCCGACGTCGGGAACGTCTGGCCGAACGTCGCCGCCACCGGCTACCGCCCGAACCTCGTCTGGCAGTTGCTGGCCTACCTGATCCTCACCGCCGGCGAGGTGATGGTCTCCATCACCTGCCTGGAGTTCAGCTACACGCAGGCGCCCAACCGCATGAAGTCGCTGGTGATGAGCGTCTATCTGCTCAGCGTGGCCAGCGGGAACTTCATCGTCGTGCTGGTGAACCTGTTCATTAACAACCCGGACGGCACCTCGAAACTGCCCGGGGCCGACTACTATTGGTTCTTCACCGGGCTGATGCTGGCGGCGACGCTCGTCTACCTGGTCGTCGCGAAGCTCTACAGCGGCCGCACCTACGTGCAGGACGAACGCGACCTGCAGGAAGACCACAACCGCGGCGGCATCGACGCCACCATCGCCGACGCCTGA
- the lysS gene encoding lysine--tRNA ligase: protein MASPADRLAKARIEKLDKIVALGRDPYGQRFDDHLPIAQARAKQPDESGVEGESVRVAGRVMQIRKAGKLRFYEIADATGQIQLLFSRGDLDEEQWELMAALDYADLVGIDGVTWKTNTGEPSVKVRAVTPLCKALAPPPDKHHGVQDPELLVRQRSLDLIYTEGVRDRLLKRGEIVKSVRQTLADRGFVEVETPVLHTVAGGAAAKPFQTHHNALDVDLTLRIALELHLKRLMVGGIERVFELGRVFRNEGIDQTHNPEFTMLEAYQAYGDYRSMMDLTEAVIVNAIRVLNGPDAPLTIPHAGKEVDFTPPFERRTYADLFREHAGCDLTDEAAVAAKAKELGIETAGRHPDVVVGDVFEATVEDSLEGPIFVTDYPASLCPLTKRKADDPAVAERFELFVHGMELANAYTELNDPRLQEELFRSQLAGQAEEDSMAKLDTEFLQALRIGMPPAGGLGIGIDRLAMLLTDAKGIRDVIFFPTVKPIAE, encoded by the coding sequence ATGGCCTCCCCCGCCGACCGCCTCGCCAAAGCCCGGATCGAGAAGCTCGACAAGATCGTCGCCCTCGGCCGCGATCCCTACGGGCAGCGGTTCGACGATCACCTCCCCATCGCCCAGGCCCGCGCCAAACAGCCCGATGAGAGCGGCGTGGAAGGCGAATCGGTCCGCGTCGCCGGCCGGGTGATGCAGATTCGCAAGGCCGGCAAGCTGCGGTTCTACGAGATCGCCGACGCCACCGGGCAGATCCAGCTGCTGTTCTCCCGCGGCGACCTCGACGAGGAACAGTGGGAACTGATGGCCGCCCTGGACTACGCGGATCTGGTCGGGATCGACGGGGTCACCTGGAAGACCAACACCGGTGAGCCCAGCGTAAAGGTTCGGGCCGTCACGCCGCTGTGCAAAGCCCTCGCCCCGCCGCCGGACAAGCACCACGGCGTGCAGGACCCCGAACTGCTGGTCCGCCAGCGGTCGCTGGACCTGATCTACACCGAGGGCGTCCGCGACCGGCTGCTCAAGCGGGGGGAGATCGTCAAATCCGTCCGCCAGACGCTGGCCGACCGCGGGTTCGTGGAGGTCGAAACCCCGGTGCTGCACACCGTCGCCGGCGGGGCCGCGGCGAAGCCCTTCCAGACGCATCACAACGCGTTGGATGTGGACCTGACGCTCCGCATCGCGCTGGAACTGCACCTCAAGCGGTTGATGGTCGGCGGGATCGAGCGGGTGTTCGAACTGGGCCGCGTCTTCCGCAACGAGGGCATCGATCAGACCCATAACCCGGAGTTCACCATGCTGGAGGCCTACCAGGCCTACGGCGACTACCGGTCGATGATGGACCTGACCGAAGCGGTGATCGTCAACGCGATCCGCGTGCTCAACGGCCCCGACGCCCCGCTGACGATCCCGCACGCCGGCAAAGAGGTCGACTTCACCCCCCCCTTCGAGCGTCGCACCTACGCCGACCTGTTCCGCGAACACGCCGGCTGCGACCTGACCGACGAGGCCGCCGTCGCCGCCAAGGCCAAGGAACTGGGCATCGAGACCGCCGGCCGGCACCCGGACGTGGTCGTCGGCGACGTGTTCGAGGCGACGGTGGAGGACAGCCTCGAAGGCCCGATCTTCGTCACCGATTACCCGGCCAGCCTCTGCCCGCTGACGAAGCGCAAGGCCGACGACCCGGCCGTGGCGGAGCGGTTCGAACTGTTCGTGCACGGCATGGAGCTGGCCAACGCCTACACGGAACTGAACGACCCGCGGTTGCAGGAGGAACTGTTCCGCAGCCAACTCGCCGGGCAGGCCGAGGAGGACTCGATGGCGAAGCTGGACACGGAGTTTTTGCAGGCCCTCCGCATCGGCATGCCCCCCGCCGGCGGACTGGGCATCGGCATCGACCGCCTCGCCATGCTGCTGACGGACGCGAAAGGCATCCGCGACGTGATCTTCTTCCCCACCGTCAAACCAATCGCGGAGTGA
- a CDS encoding Gfo/Idh/MocA family oxidoreductase: protein MPAPAAIGVGVAGLGPDWPDRQRPALERLNGRVRIVAVHDAVPVRTRAAAEDLSRRSGGTTAAGGLWALARRPDVRAVLLGDPAWWGLAALDLLLRADKPVLLAGPIDPRDDRLDALAARAASAGTVVTPDLSLRFTPATLRLRELIATTLGAVHAIRVVAPLPAAHPLRDAYGQPVAAWRFAQWADWAAHLLPDGVREVVATADPAAGASSAQLRLDEGEKVTGEARGGRGAALTLASADDLAGDAAETKATVRCERGVATLSGASGLRYAVRGEPERVEDLSAERPGFDTLLTLFLRRAIGGLIPAPDLHDLGWAMALTRAAGAAAAGGEPIPISPPGGGRLRPR, encoded by the coding sequence ATGCCTGCACCCGCGGCCATCGGCGTGGGCGTCGCGGGGCTCGGCCCGGATTGGCCGGACCGGCAGCGCCCGGCGCTGGAACGCCTGAACGGCCGGGTCCGCATCGTGGCGGTGCACGACGCTGTGCCCGTCCGCACCCGGGCCGCCGCTGAGGATCTCAGCCGCCGCAGCGGCGGGACGACCGCGGCGGGGGGCCTGTGGGCGCTGGCCCGCCGGCCGGACGTGCGGGCCGTGCTGCTGGGCGACCCCGCCTGGTGGGGCTTGGCGGCGCTCGATCTGCTGTTGCGGGCCGACAAGCCGGTGCTGCTGGCCGGGCCGATCGACCCGCGGGACGACCGGCTGGACGCCCTCGCCGCCCGGGCGGCCAGCGCCGGCACGGTCGTCACGCCGGACCTGTCGCTGCGGTTCACCCCCGCCACGCTGCGGCTACGGGAACTGATCGCCACGACGCTGGGCGCGGTGCACGCGATTCGGGTCGTCGCCCCGCTGCCCGCCGCCCACCCGCTGCGGGACGCCTACGGCCAGCCGGTCGCCGCCTGGCGGTTCGCCCAGTGGGCCGACTGGGCCGCCCACCTGCTGCCGGACGGCGTGCGGGAGGTCGTCGCCACGGCCGATCCCGCCGCCGGCGCCAGCTCGGCGCAACTCCGGCTGGACGAGGGGGAAAAAGTGACCGGCGAGGCCCGCGGCGGTCGGGGGGCGGCGCTGACGCTCGCCTCCGCCGACGACCTCGCCGGCGACGCCGCCGAGACCAAGGCGACCGTCCGCTGCGAGCGCGGCGTGGCGACGCTCTCCGGCGCCAGCGGCCTGCGGTACGCCGTGCGGGGCGAACCGGAACGCGTCGAGGACCTCTCCGCGGAACGGCCGGGGTTCGACACCCTGCTCACCCTGTTCCTCCGCCGGGCGATCGGCGGCCTGATCCCCGCCCCGGACCTGCACGATCTCGGCTGGGCGATGGCCCTGACCCGGGCCGCCGGCGCCGCCGCGGCCGGCGGGGAGCCGATCCCGATCTCCCCCCCCGGCGGCGGCCGCCTGCGGCCGCGGTGA
- a CDS encoding MotA/TolQ/ExbB proton channel family protein gives MTDLLERLSELSTTVIAVACGVHLFVFWSLAVWSGGSLRKLAATLDAFTRGLKHRSVVGSTRALPDQISAFLADVGDVLDAPAGDPAAQADRAALRERIATLDESRGYLPGLSFEAAANSARTMVEAYPLLGVLGTILAIGASLQGGTDGAEVTVGAIVGRFGEAIWSTFAGLAAAILLMFVASLLEARFTRLMELRKDVRAAVARAKRELALSATPAAGSADDVSATNGARRAPTGASA, from the coding sequence GTGACCGACCTGCTCGAACGGCTCTCGGAGCTTTCCACGACCGTGATCGCGGTCGCCTGCGGGGTGCACCTGTTCGTGTTCTGGTCGCTGGCGGTCTGGAGCGGGGGGAGCCTGCGGAAGCTCGCCGCCACCCTGGACGCCTTCACCCGCGGGCTGAAGCACCGCAGCGTGGTGGGCTCCACGAGAGCCCTGCCGGATCAGATCAGCGCCTTCCTGGCGGACGTGGGCGACGTGCTGGACGCCCCCGCCGGCGACCCCGCCGCCCAGGCGGACCGGGCGGCGCTGCGGGAGCGGATCGCCACGCTGGACGAATCCCGCGGCTACCTGCCGGGCCTGTCGTTCGAGGCCGCCGCCAACAGCGCCCGCACGATGGTCGAGGCCTACCCGCTGCTGGGCGTGCTGGGCACGATCCTGGCGATCGGGGCGTCGCTCCAGGGCGGAACCGACGGGGCGGAGGTCACCGTGGGGGCGATCGTCGGCCGGTTCGGCGAGGCGATCTGGAGCACGTTCGCCGGCCTGGCCGCCGCGATCCTGCTGATGTTCGTCGCCAGCCTGCTGGAAGCCCGCTTCACCCGCCTGATGGAACTCCGCAAAGACGTGCGGGCCGCCGTCGCCCGGGCCAAGCGGGAACTCGCCCTCTCCGCCACGCCCGCCGCCGGGTCGGCGGACGACGTCTCCGCCACCAACGGCGCCCGCCGCGCTCCGACCGGGGCTTCCGCATGA
- a CDS encoding DUF309 domain-containing protein, with the protein MRTAATEIPRLLPSVELPGYTYTSGQGLPHPFRDPKGHSHGKKGRTPKPLIAERWNESPAYLLALDHFNFGYYWEAHDEWERLARVSNPESLVGRFLKGLVKMAAAGLKVREQSVHGVRRHAASAGEVFADVAAECGEEHYCGLELTTLQFAADRAAQLSYKRELPVGEPLRVFPFVLTPESPPLG; encoded by the coding sequence ATGCGCACCGCCGCGACCGAGATCCCCCGCCTCCTCCCCAGCGTCGAGCTGCCGGGCTACACGTATACCAGCGGGCAGGGGCTGCCGCACCCCTTCCGGGACCCCAAGGGGCACAGCCACGGCAAGAAGGGCCGGACCCCCAAGCCGCTGATCGCCGAACGTTGGAACGAGAGCCCCGCCTACCTGCTGGCGCTGGATCACTTCAACTTCGGCTACTACTGGGAAGCCCACGACGAATGGGAGCGGCTGGCCCGGGTCTCGAACCCGGAGTCGCTGGTCGGCCGGTTCCTCAAGGGCCTGGTGAAGATGGCCGCCGCCGGGCTGAAGGTCCGCGAACAGAGCGTCCACGGCGTCCGCCGCCACGCGGCCAGCGCCGGCGAGGTGTTCGCCGACGTCGCCGCCGAGTGCGGCGAGGAGCACTACTGCGGCCTGGAACTGACCACCCTCCAGTTCGCCGCGGACCGGGCCGCCCAGCTCTCCTACAAGCGGGAACTGCCCGTCGGCGAGCCGCTGCGGGTCTTCCCGTTCGTCCTCACCCCCGAATCGCCCCCGCTGGGCTGA
- a CDS encoding sugar phosphate isomerase/epimerase family protein: MPDAPPAVLLSAFADEATRPSSKAVPEQLAAVAAVGLNWYSPRWVQFPGAEPKHCVECTDAEFADLRALQEDFGVGVTSIGSRVGKVKLKDEADRSHNKFVPWKEYLDGEVAATVRAAHELGTKLIRGFSFYHPAGTAPEPHIPQAVDQLGELADLCAKEDLIYGLEIEPNLVGETGPLLATIAEQVNRPNLVLIWDGGNIAAQNKDAAVCYAEYEAMRPYLGWIHIKDYKIDPSLTWDGYVDEERLKNFVPADVGDGGHAAVFKDLASHLPELSHRVETLGVPGFFLELEPHLRGGGQFGGFSGPDGLGIACRALCGMLADAGIGTDRRDFAALRADRGF, from the coding sequence GTGCCCGACGCCCCGCCCGCCGTGCTGCTGTCCGCCTTCGCCGACGAGGCCACCCGGCCCTCCTCCAAGGCCGTGCCCGAACAGCTCGCCGCCGTCGCCGCCGTCGGGTTGAACTGGTACTCCCCCCGCTGGGTGCAGTTCCCCGGCGCGGAGCCGAAGCACTGCGTGGAGTGCACCGACGCGGAGTTCGCCGATCTGCGAGCCCTGCAGGAGGACTTTGGCGTCGGCGTGACCTCGATCGGCTCCCGCGTCGGCAAGGTCAAGCTGAAGGACGAGGCGGACCGCTCCCACAACAAGTTCGTGCCCTGGAAGGAGTACCTCGACGGCGAGGTCGCCGCGACGGTCCGGGCAGCCCACGAACTGGGCACGAAGTTGATCCGCGGGTTCTCCTTCTATCACCCCGCCGGCACCGCCCCGGAGCCGCACATCCCGCAGGCGGTCGACCAACTCGGCGAACTGGCGGACCTGTGCGCGAAGGAAGACCTGATCTACGGGCTGGAGATCGAGCCGAACCTCGTCGGCGAGACCGGCCCGCTGCTGGCGACGATCGCCGAGCAGGTCAACCGGCCGAACCTCGTCCTGATCTGGGACGGCGGGAACATCGCCGCCCAGAACAAGGACGCCGCGGTTTGCTACGCCGAGTACGAAGCGATGCGGCCGTACCTCGGCTGGATTCACATCAAGGACTATAAGATCGACCCGTCGCTGACCTGGGACGGCTACGTCGACGAGGAACGCCTGAAGAACTTCGTCCCGGCCGACGTGGGCGACGGCGGGCACGCGGCGGTCTTTAAAGACCTGGCGAGCCACCTGCCGGAACTGAGCCACCGGGTCGAAACGCTGGGCGTGCCGGGCTTCTTCCTGGAACTGGAACCGCACCTGCGGGGCGGCGGGCAGTTCGGGGGCTTCAGCGGGCCGGACGGGCTGGGGATCGCCTGCCGGGCGCTGTGCGGGATGCTGGCGGACGCCGGCATCGGGACCGATCGCCGCGACTTCGCCGCCCTCCGCGCCGACCGGGGCTTCTGA
- a CDS encoding class I SAM-dependent methyltransferase: MILPLALLACGFAVPQEEAPAKPQAAVETPLYEDRPGADPNGIDRYYMGRQIAQVMGHQGANWLERRTRQQEEDLATLIKLLKLEPGMVVADIGAGSGVIAQRMAPKVAGPPKGRGDAPGGVVKAVDIQPEMIARLRGRMKQRGIDNVEPVLSDPTDPKLEEGSVDLAVMVDVYHEFDDPHAMTAALVKALKPGGRLVWVEYRQEDPRVPIKEIHKMSEAQVKKEAGRPEFGLEFVDTADELPRQHVITFRKPLAAANAEPAAE, encoded by the coding sequence ATGATTCTGCCCCTCGCGCTCCTCGCCTGCGGCTTCGCGGTGCCCCAGGAGGAAGCGCCCGCGAAACCGCAGGCGGCCGTCGAGACGCCCCTCTACGAGGACCGCCCCGGCGCCGACCCGAACGGCATCGACCGCTACTACATGGGCCGGCAGATCGCCCAGGTGATGGGGCATCAGGGGGCGAACTGGCTGGAGCGCCGCACCCGGCAGCAGGAAGAGGACCTCGCCACGCTGATCAAGCTGCTGAAGCTCGAGCCGGGGATGGTGGTGGCGGACATCGGCGCCGGCAGCGGCGTGATCGCCCAGCGGATGGCGCCCAAGGTCGCCGGTCCCCCGAAAGGCCGCGGCGACGCCCCCGGCGGGGTGGTGAAGGCCGTGGACATCCAGCCGGAGATGATCGCCCGCCTGCGGGGCCGGATGAAGCAGCGGGGGATCGACAACGTCGAGCCGGTCCTCTCCGACCCGACCGACCCCAAGCTGGAAGAGGGCAGCGTGGATCTCGCGGTAATGGTGGACGTCTATCACGAGTTCGACGATCCGCACGCCATGACCGCCGCCCTGGTGAAGGCCCTCAAGCCCGGCGGGCGGTTGGTGTGGGTCGAGTACCGCCAAGAGGACCCCCGGGTCCCCATCAAGGAGATCCACAAGATGAGCGAGGCCCAGGTCAAAAAAGAGGCCGGCCGCCCGGAGTTCGGTCTGGAATTCGTCGACACCGCCGACGAACTGCCCCGCCAGCACGTGATCACCTTCCGCAAACCGCTCGCCGCGGCGAACGCCGAACCCGCCGCGGAGTGA
- a CDS encoding phytanoyl-CoA dioxygenase family protein, translating into MSPAFTEEDVARFAADGYLVVPGLADAATVAEVRALTARDLRGEQGEPIGPVEYEAEVGYPGAPDPADREGGRTVRRLKNAFARGPVFTHLLTSEPIRTRLSQLVNTGRGNAEVIVPLAHHNCVMTKQPRFSSDTGWHKDVRYWSFQRPELVNLWIALGDETPENGCLRVIPGTHAQTYEPSRFDDLQFLRADAPENADLLSRAIDVPLRAGDGLFFHARLFHAARRNRTTEPKWSAVFTARPADNPPVPGTRSDWCEVRLPGR; encoded by the coding sequence ATGAGCCCGGCGTTCACTGAGGAGGATGTGGCACGCTTCGCCGCCGACGGCTACCTCGTCGTCCCCGGTTTGGCGGACGCCGCCACGGTCGCGGAGGTCCGGGCCCTCACCGCCCGCGATCTGCGGGGCGAGCAGGGCGAACCGATCGGGCCGGTGGAGTACGAGGCGGAGGTCGGCTACCCCGGCGCCCCGGACCCCGCCGACCGCGAGGGCGGCCGCACGGTGCGGCGCCTCAAGAACGCCTTCGCCCGCGGCCCCGTCTTCACCCACCTGCTGACGAGCGAACCCATCCGCACCCGGCTCTCGCAGTTGGTCAACACGGGCCGGGGGAACGCGGAGGTGATCGTGCCGCTGGCCCATCACAACTGCGTGATGACGAAGCAGCCGCGGTTCAGCTCCGACACCGGCTGGCACAAGGACGTGCGGTACTGGAGCTTCCAGCGGCCGGAGCTGGTGAACCTGTGGATCGCCCTGGGCGACGAAACGCCGGAGAACGGCTGCCTGCGGGTGATCCCCGGCACGCACGCCCAGACGTACGAACCATCGCGGTTCGACGATCTGCAGTTCCTGCGGGCGGACGCCCCGGAGAACGCGGACCTGCTGAGCCGGGCGATCGACGTGCCGCTGCGAGCCGGCGACGGGCTGTTCTTCCACGCCCGCCTGTTCCACGCCGCCCGCCGCAACCGCACGACGGAGCCGAAGTGGTCCGCCGTCTTCACCGCCCGCCCCGCCGACAACCCGCCGGTCCCCGGCACCCGCAGCGACTGGTGCGAAGTGCGGTTGCCGGGCAGGTGA